A genomic window from Micromonospora ferruginea includes:
- a CDS encoding right-handed parallel beta-helix repeat-containing protein has protein sequence MSRRGLATTTPQRLTPVAGAPLWCDAREHGLTGDGVTNDQPALAALVDRLGAGYDADGRARVIHCPPGLYSIRDAGTVWRSGVSLIGAGPAATRFLLSNEGNRADPVPLAYWTTVQHGADRDRHIADCTFADFEIDGSGVGQAEYDYLAKGLGLQYVVRGVFRNLYIHHTGATGLGCDFLQDTLIDGVVVVGCGRLDNGQQMGGAGIGVGIGGWGDVERLTIANCTTVGNGTNGIFLELQKDYWTPPRGIRIIGCHSQANRFGISDWGADGLIVSGCTMTNNLEAGFDVSANGTAGVAGRGGLLTGNVIDCNVGDGISMGNTPGPYAVQGNRISRNGGYGYHEHDLGHGYRGAAADVVIQDNDIRENALDGIRIDRPMLDASIVGNRIRDNGRRSAPAHRGSGDAVRYGLREVTDGAAHWPAGGHRGKVVRVGSRDAVVADNTDDRLALAEVRPDGATAWNEAIPEPGSAYELPDGPAASAGITVAAPFDSATVRANRIWHREADTQAYGIWITESGSCVSCAVEDNDLAGSTAALRLDTPPIGGRWDRNHTDRG, from the coding sequence GTGTCGCGCAGGGGCCTTGCCACGACCACGCCGCAGCGGCTGACGCCGGTGGCCGGCGCGCCGCTGTGGTGCGACGCCCGCGAGCACGGCCTCACCGGCGACGGCGTCACCAACGACCAGCCGGCGCTGGCCGCGCTGGTGGACCGCCTGGGCGCCGGCTATGACGCGGACGGGCGGGCCCGGGTCATCCACTGCCCGCCGGGCCTCTACTCGATCCGCGACGCCGGCACGGTCTGGCGCAGCGGCGTCTCGCTCATCGGCGCCGGCCCGGCCGCGACCCGGTTCCTGCTCAGCAACGAGGGCAACCGGGCCGACCCGGTACCGCTGGCCTACTGGACCACCGTGCAGCACGGCGCGGACCGGGACCGGCACATCGCCGACTGCACGTTCGCCGACTTCGAGATCGACGGCTCCGGCGTCGGCCAGGCCGAGTACGACTACCTGGCCAAGGGGCTCGGCCTGCAGTACGTGGTGCGGGGCGTGTTCCGCAACCTCTACATCCACCACACCGGCGCGACCGGCCTCGGCTGCGACTTCCTCCAGGACACGCTGATCGACGGCGTGGTCGTGGTGGGCTGCGGCCGACTGGACAACGGCCAGCAGATGGGCGGCGCCGGGATCGGCGTCGGCATCGGCGGCTGGGGCGACGTGGAGCGCCTCACCATCGCCAACTGCACCACCGTCGGCAACGGCACCAACGGGATCTTCCTGGAGCTGCAGAAGGACTACTGGACCCCGCCGCGCGGCATCCGCATCATCGGCTGCCACAGCCAGGCCAACCGGTTCGGCATCTCGGACTGGGGCGCGGACGGGCTGATCGTCTCCGGCTGCACCATGACCAACAACCTGGAGGCCGGCTTCGACGTGTCGGCCAACGGCACCGCCGGGGTCGCCGGGCGCGGCGGCCTGCTCACCGGCAACGTGATCGACTGCAACGTCGGCGACGGGATCAGCATGGGCAACACCCCCGGCCCGTACGCGGTGCAGGGCAACCGGATCAGCCGCAACGGCGGGTACGGCTACCACGAGCACGACCTCGGCCACGGCTACCGGGGCGCGGCGGCGGACGTGGTGATCCAGGACAACGACATCCGGGAGAACGCGCTGGACGGCATCCGGATCGACCGGCCGATGCTGGACGCGTCGATCGTGGGCAACCGGATCCGCGACAACGGGCGCCGCTCCGCCCCGGCCCACCGGGGCTCCGGCGACGCGGTGCGCTACGGCCTGCGCGAGGTCACCGACGGCGCGGCGCACTGGCCGGCCGGCGGGCACCGGGGCAAGGTCGTCCGGGTCGGCTCCCGCGACGCCGTGGTCGCGGACAACACCGACGACCGGCTCGCCCTGGCCGAGGTACGCCCGGACGGCGCCACCGCCTGGAACGAGGCGATCCCGGAGCCCGGCTCGGCGTACGAGCTGCCGGACGGGCCGGCGGCCAGCGCCGGGATCACCGTCGCGGCCCCGTTCGACTCGGCCACCGTCCGGGCCAACCGGATCTGGCACCGGGAGGCCGACACCCAGGCGTACGGGATCTGGATCACCGAGTCCGGAAGCTGCGTGTCGTGCGCGGTGGAGGACAACGACCTCGCCGGGTCGACGGCCGCGCTGCGCCTGGACACCCCGCCGATCGGCGGTCGCTGGGACCGCAACCACACCGACCGCGGCTGA
- a CDS encoding COX15/CtaA family protein, whose amino-acid sequence MRRIRSVKRSVRFPVSPTLLRRLAFTSIIANVAIVVTGGAVRLTASGLGCPTWPRCTDESYTTTSEMGVHGVIEFGNRLLTFAVGIIALAVVLAVLAQRPRRRGLLPLAVGVLLGIPAQAVLGGITVLTNLNPWVVGLHFLASMVVIAVAYALWRRTVEPDGPVTPTVPAPLRTLAWITTVVGAAVLVVGTWVTGSGPHAGDQGAARNGLDPESISQVHADGVFLLLGLSVALFFAFRAVGATRAARAAAVLLAVELGQGLIGFVQYFTHLPAALVAAHMLGSCLVLLATLGVLWATRERLPAAPPAPAAPTAEPVGATA is encoded by the coding sequence GTGCGTAGGATTCGCTCCGTGAAGCGTTCCGTCCGGTTCCCGGTCTCCCCCACGCTGCTGCGTCGCCTCGCGTTCACCTCGATCATCGCGAACGTGGCGATCGTGGTCACCGGCGGGGCCGTCCGGCTCACCGCCTCCGGCCTCGGCTGCCCCACCTGGCCCCGGTGCACCGACGAGTCCTACACCACCACGTCCGAGATGGGCGTGCACGGGGTGATCGAGTTCGGCAACCGGCTGCTCACCTTCGCGGTGGGGATCATCGCGCTCGCCGTGGTGCTGGCCGTGCTGGCCCAGCGCCCGCGCCGCCGGGGGCTGCTGCCGCTGGCCGTGGGCGTGCTGCTCGGCATCCCGGCGCAGGCGGTCCTCGGCGGGATCACCGTGCTCACCAACCTCAACCCGTGGGTGGTCGGGCTGCACTTCCTCGCCTCGATGGTGGTGATCGCGGTCGCGTACGCGCTGTGGCGGCGCACCGTCGAGCCGGACGGGCCGGTGACGCCGACCGTGCCGGCGCCGCTGCGTACCCTCGCCTGGATCACCACCGTGGTCGGCGCGGCGGTGCTGGTGGTCGGCACCTGGGTGACCGGCAGCGGCCCGCACGCCGGCGACCAGGGCGCGGCCCGCAACGGCCTGGACCCCGAGTCGATCTCCCAGGTGCACGCGGACGGCGTCTTCCTGCTGCTCGGCCTCTCGGTGGCGCTGTTCTTCGCGTTCCGCGCGGTCGGCGCCACGCGCGCCGCCCGGGCCGCCGCGGTGCTGCTCGCGGTCGAGCTGGGTCAGGGCCTGATCGGCTTCGTGCAGTACTTCACCCACCTGCCGGCGGCGTTGGTCGCCGCGCACATGCTCGGCTCCTGCCTGGTGCTGCTCGCCACGCTCGGCGTGCTGTGGGCCACCCGCGAGCGCCTCCCGGCCGCCCCGCCGGCCCCGGCCGCGCCGACCGCCGAGCCGGTGGGCGCCACCGCCTGA
- a CDS encoding helix-turn-helix transcriptional regulator: MKNAAALSEGSVTSTVAGATAPADLSTRDRVTQLLLERGATTAAQLGSALGLSPAAIRRHLDAMLADGDVVAREQTVRGSRGRGRPAKVFVLTEAARVRCGTHHYDNMATAALRWIARTGGAEAVAAFAADQVAALEHRCRAAMEDAGDAPLARAEALAGALTAEGYAANASTIASGGQLCQHHCPVAHVAAEFPQLCEAETAVISRLVGTHVQRLATIAHGDGVCTTHIPAQSGSTVTTVRTDR, encoded by the coding sequence GTGAAAAACGCGGCAGCGCTGTCCGAAGGGTCGGTGACCAGTACGGTCGCCGGCGCGACGGCCCCTGCCGACCTGTCGACCCGGGACCGGGTCACGCAGCTTCTGCTGGAGCGGGGCGCGACCACCGCCGCGCAGCTCGGCTCCGCGCTCGGTCTCAGCCCGGCCGCGATCCGCCGGCACCTCGACGCGATGCTCGCCGACGGTGACGTGGTCGCCCGCGAGCAGACGGTCCGGGGCAGCCGGGGGCGGGGCCGGCCGGCCAAGGTCTTCGTGCTGACCGAGGCGGCCCGGGTGCGCTGTGGCACCCACCACTACGACAACATGGCCACCGCCGCGCTGCGGTGGATCGCCCGCACCGGCGGCGCCGAGGCGGTCGCGGCGTTCGCGGCCGACCAGGTCGCCGCGCTGGAGCACCGCTGCCGGGCCGCCATGGAGGACGCCGGCGACGCCCCGCTCGCGCGGGCCGAGGCGCTCGCCGGGGCGCTCACCGCCGAGGGCTACGCTGCCAACGCGTCCACGATCGCGTCCGGCGGCCAGCTCTGCCAGCACCACTGCCCGGTGGCGCACGTGGCCGCCGAGTTTCCCCAGCTGTGCGAGGCCGAGACCGCGGTGATCTCCCGCCTGGTCGGCACCCACGTGCAGCGCCTGGCCACCATCGCGCACGGCGACGGCGTGTGCACCACGCACATTCCCGCCCAGTCCGGTTCCACCGTCACCACTGTGAGGACAGATAGATGA
- the sufB gene encoding Fe-S cluster assembly protein SufB: MTEQIVQPLTQEEQLAALGRYEYGWADPDVAGAAAQRGLNEAVVRDISAKKNEPAWMLDLRLKGLRLFGRKPMPAWGADLTGIDFDNIKYFVRSTEKQATSWEDLPEDIKNTYDRLGIPEAEKQRLVAGVAAQYESEVVYHKIREDLEEQGVVFLDTDTALREHEDIFKEYFGTVIPVGDNKFAALNTSVWSGGSFIYVPKGVHVEIPLQAYFRINTENMGQFERTLIIVDEGAYVHYVEGCTAPLYSSDSLHSAVVEIIVKKNARCRYTTIQNWSNNVYNLVTKRAVCHEGATMEWVDGNIGSKVTMKYPAVYMTGEHAKGEVLSVAMAGEGQHQDAGAKMVHAAPHTSSTIVSKSIARGGGRTSYRGLVQVLEGSHSSRSTVKCDALLVDTISRSDTYPYVDIREDDVSMGHEATVSKISDDQLFYLMSRGLSEDEAMAMIVRGFIEPIAKELPMEYALELNRLIELQMEGAVG; this comes from the coding sequence ATGACCGAGCAGATCGTCCAGCCCCTGACCCAGGAGGAGCAGCTCGCCGCCCTCGGTCGTTACGAGTACGGCTGGGCCGACCCCGACGTCGCCGGGGCCGCCGCCCAGCGTGGTCTGAACGAGGCGGTGGTGCGTGACATCTCGGCCAAGAAGAACGAGCCGGCCTGGATGCTCGACCTGCGCCTGAAGGGCCTGCGGCTGTTCGGCCGCAAGCCGATGCCGGCCTGGGGCGCCGACCTCACCGGGATCGACTTCGACAACATCAAGTACTTCGTCCGGTCCACCGAGAAGCAGGCCACCAGCTGGGAGGACCTGCCGGAGGACATCAAGAACACCTACGACCGGCTGGGCATCCCGGAGGCGGAGAAGCAGCGGCTGGTCGCCGGCGTCGCGGCGCAGTACGAGTCCGAGGTCGTCTACCACAAGATCCGTGAGGACCTCGAGGAGCAGGGCGTCGTCTTCCTCGACACCGACACCGCGCTGCGCGAGCACGAGGACATCTTCAAGGAGTACTTCGGCACGGTGATCCCGGTCGGCGACAACAAGTTCGCCGCGTTGAACACCTCCGTGTGGTCCGGTGGCTCGTTCATCTACGTGCCGAAGGGCGTGCACGTGGAGATCCCGCTGCAGGCCTACTTCCGGATCAACACGGAGAACATGGGCCAGTTCGAGCGCACGCTGATCATCGTCGACGAGGGCGCGTACGTGCACTACGTCGAGGGCTGCACCGCGCCGCTCTACTCCTCCGACTCGCTGCACAGCGCGGTCGTGGAGATCATCGTCAAGAAGAACGCGCGCTGCCGTTACACGACCATCCAGAACTGGTCGAACAACGTCTACAACCTGGTCACCAAGCGTGCCGTCTGCCACGAGGGCGCGACCATGGAGTGGGTCGACGGCAACATCGGTTCCAAGGTCACCATGAAGTACCCGGCGGTCTACATGACCGGCGAGCACGCCAAGGGCGAGGTGCTCTCGGTGGCCATGGCCGGCGAGGGCCAGCACCAGGACGCCGGCGCCAAGATGGTGCACGCCGCGCCACACACCTCCTCGACCATCGTGTCGAAGTCGATCGCCCGGGGCGGCGGTCGCACCTCCTACCGCGGCCTGGTGCAGGTGCTGGAGGGCTCGCACAGCAGCCGCAGCACGGTCAAGTGCGACGCGTTGCTGGTCGACACCATCTCCCGCTCCGACACCTACCCGTACGTCGACATCCGCGAGGACGACGTGTCGATGGGGCACGAGGCGACCGTCTCCAAGATCAGCGACGACCAGCTCTTCTACCTGATGAGCCGGGGCCTGAGCGAGGACGAGGCGATGGCGATGATCGTGCGCGGCTTCATCGAGCCGATCGCCAAGGAGCTTCCGATGGAGTACGCGTTGGAGCTCAACCGCCTGATCGAGCTGCAGATGGAGGGCGCGGTCGGCTGA
- the sufD gene encoding Fe-S cluster assembly protein SufD — MTTQASAPPTTKSQALRSYDVADFPALTGLEEEWRFTPLKRLRGLTGDGSGSPRGTVRHEHDDLPEGVTVDRIASDDPRVGSVLTPFDRVSALAHGEADGALLVQVARDAVVATPVRLRAVGEDAGAPAFGHTFVEVGRFAEVTVVLEHVGSATLADNVEVTVADGAKLTLVTVADWADDAVQAQHLKVKLGRDAKVVHVQVSLGGDLVRQHTTVEYTQRGGEAELYGLYFADSGQHLEHRQLVDHTVPDCRSNVGYRGALQGDDAHTVWVGDVLIRAEATGTDTYEINRNLLLSDGARADSVPNLEIETGEIAGAGHASATGRFDDEQLFYLMARGIPEGEARRLVVRGFFAEMINKIPVEELRERLGDAIEARLTKAGA, encoded by the coding sequence ATGACTACCCAGGCTTCCGCGCCGCCCACGACCAAGTCGCAGGCGCTCCGCTCGTACGACGTCGCCGACTTCCCGGCCCTGACCGGCCTGGAGGAGGAGTGGCGTTTCACCCCGCTCAAGCGCCTGCGGGGCCTGACGGGTGACGGCTCCGGGTCGCCGCGCGGCACGGTCCGGCACGAGCACGACGACCTGCCCGAGGGCGTCACCGTCGACCGGATCGCCTCCGACGACCCGCGCGTGGGCAGTGTGCTCACCCCGTTCGACCGGGTCAGCGCGCTGGCCCACGGCGAGGCCGACGGCGCGCTGCTGGTGCAGGTCGCCCGGGACGCCGTGGTGGCGACGCCGGTGCGCCTGCGGGCGGTCGGCGAGGACGCCGGGGCGCCCGCGTTCGGCCACACCTTCGTCGAGGTGGGCCGGTTCGCCGAGGTGACCGTGGTGCTGGAGCACGTCGGTTCGGCCACGCTCGCCGACAACGTCGAGGTGACGGTGGCCGACGGCGCGAAGCTGACCCTGGTCACGGTCGCCGACTGGGCCGACGACGCGGTCCAGGCGCAGCACCTGAAGGTGAAGCTGGGCCGCGACGCCAAGGTCGTGCACGTGCAGGTGAGCCTCGGTGGCGACCTGGTCCGCCAGCACACCACGGTGGAATACACCCAGCGCGGTGGCGAGGCCGAGCTGTACGGCCTCTACTTCGCCGACTCCGGGCAGCACCTGGAGCACCGGCAGCTCGTCGACCACACCGTGCCGGACTGCCGCAGCAACGTCGGCTACCGCGGCGCGCTGCAGGGCGACGACGCGCACACCGTCTGGGTCGGCGACGTGCTGATCCGGGCCGAGGCGACCGGCACCGACACGTACGAGATCAACCGGAACCTGCTGCTCAGCGACGGCGCCCGGGCCGACTCGGTGCCCAACCTGGAGATCGAGACCGGCGAGATCGCCGGCGCCGGGCACGCCAGCGCGACCGGCCGGTTCGACGACGAGCAGCTCTTCTACCTGATGGCCCGGGGCATCCCGGAGGGTGAGGCCCGTCGCCTGGTGGTGCGCGGCTTCTTCGCCGAGATGATCAACAAGATCCCGGTCGAGGAGCTGCGCGAGCGGCTCGGTGACGCGATCGAGGCGCGCCTGACCAAGGCCGGCGCCTGA
- a CDS encoding non-heme iron oxygenase ferredoxin subunit — MIRICSTEDVPKGAAISADVDGVQVAIVHGEDDAFYAVRDECSHAAVALSEGEVEGCTLECWLHGSRFDLRTGEPTGLPATEPVPVYPVEVRDGEIYVSMTPSNGVTR, encoded by the coding sequence ATGATCAGGATCTGTTCCACCGAGGACGTGCCGAAGGGCGCCGCGATCAGCGCCGACGTGGACGGCGTGCAGGTGGCGATCGTGCACGGCGAGGACGACGCGTTCTACGCCGTCCGCGACGAGTGCTCGCACGCCGCCGTGGCGCTCTCCGAGGGCGAGGTCGAGGGCTGCACGCTGGAATGCTGGCTGCACGGATCCCGTTTCGACCTGCGTACCGGCGAGCCGACCGGGCTGCCCGCGACCGAACCCGTACCCGTCTACCCCGTCGAAGTCCGCGACGGCGAGATCTACGTCAGCATGACGCCGAGCAATGGAGTGACGCGATAA